Proteins from a single region of Fusobacterium russii ATCC 25533:
- a CDS encoding ArsB/NhaD family transporter: MLLFLGILIFVVVFYCIITEKVPSAYATMLGALTMAFLGIVNEEEILETIHSRLEILLLLIGMMIIVSLISETGIFEWFAIKVVKVVRGDPLKLLVLLSLITAGCSAFLDNVTTILLMAPVSILLAKQLRLDPFPFVMTEILASDIGGMATLIGDPTQLIIGSEGKLTFNEFLINTTPMSMIALVVLLTVVYFTNIRKMEVSNQLKAQIMELESDRILKNKKLLKQSMIILAAVIVGFILNNFVNKGLAVISLSGGIFLAFLTEREPKNIFGAVEWDTLFFFIGLFVMIKGIENLGVIKFIGNKIIELSKGNFKVASISIMWLSSVFTSIFGNVANAATFSKIIKTVIPDFQNIVDTKVFWWALSFGSCLGGSITMIGSATNIVAVSASAKAGCKIDFMKFFKFGSVIAIQNLVMATIYLYIRYL, encoded by the coding sequence ATGTTACTGTTTTTAGGAATACTTATTTTTGTCGTGGTTTTTTATTGTATAATTACAGAAAAAGTTCCATCAGCTTATGCAACTATGCTTGGAGCTCTGACTATGGCTTTTTTAGGAATAGTTAATGAAGAAGAAATTTTAGAAACGATTCACAGTAGGTTGGAGATATTACTTTTACTAATTGGGATGATGATAATTGTATCATTGATATCAGAAACAGGTATCTTTGAATGGTTTGCAATAAAGGTTGTGAAAGTGGTAAGAGGAGATCCCTTAAAACTATTGGTATTGCTTTCACTTATAACAGCAGGTTGTTCAGCATTTTTAGATAATGTTACAACAATTTTACTTATGGCACCAGTATCGATATTATTGGCAAAACAATTAAGACTGGATCCCTTTCCCTTTGTAATGACAGAAATCTTAGCCTCTGATATTGGAGGAATGGCAACTTTAATAGGAGATCCGACACAACTTATTATAGGAAGTGAAGGGAAATTAACTTTTAATGAATTTTTAATAAATACAACTCCAATGAGTATGATAGCCTTAGTAGTACTATTAACAGTTGTCTATTTTACAAATATAAGAAAAATGGAAGTATCAAATCAGTTAAAGGCACAAATTATGGAGTTGGAATCTGACAGAATTTTAAAGAATAAAAAGTTACTTAAACAGTCTATGATAATTCTTGCTGCTGTAATAGTAGGATTTATATTAAATAATTTTGTAAATAAAGGTTTAGCAGTAATATCTTTGAGTGGTGGGATATTTTTAGCATTTTTAACAGAGAGAGAACCTAAAAATATTTTTGGAGCTGTTGAGTGGGATACTTTATTTTTCTTCATAGGGCTTTTTGTAATGATTAAAGGTATAGAAAATTTAGGTGTAATTAAGTTTATTGGGAACAAGATAATTGAGTTATCAAAAGGAAACTTTAAAGTGGCTTCGATTTCAATAATGTGGCTTTCATCAGTATTTACTTCTATATTTGGAAATGTTGCTAATGCTGCAACTTTCTCAAAGATTATTAAAACTGTTATTCCAGATTTTCAAAATATAGTAGATACAAAAGTTTTTTGGTGGGCTTTGTCTTTTGGTTCTTGTCTAGGTGGAAGTATAACAATGATAGGATCAGCCACAAATATTGTCGCAGTTTCAGCTTCAGCAAAGGCAGGATGTAAAATTGATTTTATGAAATTTTTTAAATTTGGAAGTGTAATTGCAATTCAAAATTTAGTTATGGCAACAATTTATCTATATATCAGATATTTATAA
- a CDS encoding winged helix-turn-helix transcriptional regulator, whose product MLNIIKKTLVELENNSDKMTDKELKRLEKLKIYFEKNNYITNKELQDLLEVSESTAKRFLNKLVDREILRAEGERKARKYYCKG is encoded by the coding sequence ATGCTCAATATAATAAAGAAAACTTTAGTTGAGCTAGAAAATAATTCCGATAAAATGACCGATAAAGAACTAAAAAGATTGGAAAAATTAAAGATTTATTTTGAGAAAAATAATTATATTACAAATAAAGAATTGCAGGATTTACTTGAGGTATCAGAGTCAACAGCTAAAAGATTTTTAAATAAATTAGTGGATAGAGAAATTTTAAGAGCAGAGGGAGAGAGAAAAGCAAGAAAATATTATTGCAAAGGATAG
- a CDS encoding biotin--[acetyl-CoA-carboxylase] ligase has protein sequence MKILKFDELDSTNNYMKEYISAFNNYDIISAKNQTSGRGRRGNTWLSSEGMALFSFLLKPNKKMNIKDYTKIPLIAGIATLSALKKIEKNDYKFKWTNDIYLNNKKLSGILVEKVENNFIVGIGINVNNEISKELKEIAISLNGKYDIDKVILAVVEEFSKYYEKFISGNWLELLKEINDHNFLKNKEIMIKIGEASYSGKALNIAEDGRLEIEIDNQIKYFSAGEIKIEKGFNR, from the coding sequence ATGAAAATTTTAAAATTTGATGAATTGGATTCAACTAATAACTATATGAAAGAGTATATATCGGCTTTTAATAATTATGATATAATATCAGCTAAAAATCAAACATCCGGTAGAGGTAGGAGAGGTAACACATGGTTGTCCTCAGAAGGAATGGCACTTTTTAGCTTTTTGTTAAAACCGAATAAAAAAATGAATATAAAAGATTATACTAAGATACCATTGATAGCTGGAATAGCAACTCTGTCAGCTTTAAAAAAAATAGAAAAAAATGACTATAAATTTAAATGGACAAATGATATATATTTGAATAATAAAAAATTAAGTGGAATTTTAGTAGAAAAAGTTGAAAATAATTTTATAGTTGGAATAGGAATAAATGTAAATAATGAAATTTCTAAAGAATTAAAAGAAATAGCCATAAGTTTAAATGGAAAATATGATATAGATAAGGTAATTTTAGCTGTGGTTGAAGAATTTTCAAAATATTATGAAAAATTTATATCTGGAAATTGGCTTGAACTTTTAAAAGAAATAAACGATCATAATTTTTTAAAAAATAAAGAAATTATGATAAAGATAGGTGAAGCTTCATATTCTGGAAAAGCTCTTAATATAGCAGAAGATGGAAGACTGGAAATAGAAATAGATAATCAAATTAAATACTTTAGTGCTGGAGAAATAAAAATAGAAAAGGGATTCAATAGATGA
- the mnmA gene encoding tRNA 2-thiouridine(34) synthase MnmA → MKEKVILGMSGGVDSSVAAYLLKEKGYEVIGISLNQQADSLAQDLDDAREIARSLGIQHHIINIYEEFEDKVVSYFVDSYNRGETPSPCVICDDEIKFKILFEMAEKYGAEYVATGHYTSVAYCKKFSKYLLKAVHNIIKDQSYMLYRLESKKLERLLFPLQDYSKAEIREIARKIGLSVHNKKDSQGICFAKEGYKEFLAGRLKDNIKTGNYIDKFGNILGQHKGYQFYTVGQRRGLGINFSKPVFITEIKTQTNEIVLGEFSELLTDRVELLNYKFSTDIDSLIGIELLARPRFSSTGFLGKLHLEDEKLYFKYEKANAHNTDGQHLVLFYENFVLGGGIIRRTR, encoded by the coding sequence ATGAAAGAAAAAGTTATTTTAGGTATGAGTGGAGGAGTTGATTCAAGTGTAGCAGCCTATCTTTTAAAGGAGAAAGGATATGAGGTCATAGGTATAAGTTTGAATCAGCAGGCTGATAGTTTGGCTCAAGACTTAGATGATGCCAGAGAAATTGCTCGTAGTCTAGGAATCCAGCACCATATTATAAATATATATGAAGAATTTGAAGATAAAGTCGTAAGTTATTTTGTTGATAGCTATAACAGAGGTGAAACGCCATCGCCTTGTGTAATCTGCGATGACGAGATAAAATTTAAAATACTTTTTGAAATGGCTGAAAAATATGGGGCAGAATATGTAGCAACAGGTCATTACACATCAGTTGCTTACTGCAAAAAATTTTCAAAGTATTTATTGAAGGCTGTACATAATATAATTAAAGATCAGTCATATATGCTTTATAGATTGGAAAGTAAAAAGTTGGAAAGACTTCTATTTCCCTTACAGGATTATTCCAAGGCAGAAATTAGAGAAATTGCAAGAAAGATTGGGTTAAGTGTTCACAACAAAAAAGATAGTCAGGGCATATGTTTTGCAAAAGAGGGCTATAAAGAATTCTTAGCAGGAAGATTAAAAGATAATATAAAAACAGGGAATTATATAGATAAATTTGGAAATATTTTAGGTCAGCATAAAGGCTATCAATTCTATACTGTAGGTCAAAGAAGAGGTTTAGGAATAAATTTTTCAAAGCCAGTTTTTATAACAGAAATAAAAACTCAAACTAATGAGATAGTATTAGGAGAATTTTCTGAACTTCTCACTGATAGAGTAGAGCTGTTGAATTACAAATTTTCAACAGATATTGATTCTTTAATAGGCATTGAGTTATTAGCTAGACCTAGATTTTCAAGTACAGGATTTTTAGGTAAGTTACATTTAGAAGATGAAAAATTATATTTTAAATATGAAAAAGCGAATGCACATAATACTGATGGTCAGCACTTAGTACTATTTTATGAAAATTTTGTTCTTGGTGGTGGAATAATAAGGAGGACAAGATGA
- a CDS encoding PTS transporter subunit EIIB: protein MKILKNLLSKFKKQKKYDLDSLGEDSLIIIANEFINNLGGKNNIKSLYSCSTRLRVSLNKDDINIENLISSGAKRVIKLDDLNYQIIVGMKAAKLEEIIKKYLG from the coding sequence ATGAAAATTTTAAAAAATTTATTATCCAAGTTTAAAAAACAGAAAAAATATGATTTAGATTCTCTTGGAGAAGATTCACTAATTATTATTGCAAATGAATTTATCAATAATTTGGGAGGTAAAAATAACATTAAAAGTCTTTATTCTTGTAGTACAAGACTGAGAGTAAGTCTAAACAAAGATGATATAAATATAGAAAATTTAATATCAAGTGGAGCAAAAAGAGTAATAAAATTAGATGATTTAAACTATCAAATAATTGTTGGAATGAAAGCCGCGAAATTAGAAGAAATTATAAAAAAATACTTAGGGTGA